One genomic window of Clostridia bacterium includes the following:
- a CDS encoding DUF3793 family protein: MMIYNQNKVDRYHKILSYSAAPTLRRVKPSSLICLPQELNADNIRLAAEGLEMMYMYKCKSSHVIFIFNREMLDDIINKKEIKSFLTRYSYPTDCGLDIHLQHLKKRLNEYVQGENVFPHEVGIFLGYPYEDVRDFIQSKKDCCFSGYWKVFNNPQEALKIMQNYSLAQKQVLYAHDNGKRFFEFLGI; the protein is encoded by the coding sequence ATGATGATTTATAACCAAAATAAAGTTGATCGATATCACAAAATACTCTCTTACAGTGCTGCTCCTACTTTGCGGCGTGTCAAGCCCTCTAGTCTTATTTGTCTTCCGCAAGAACTAAACGCAGACAATATTAGACTGGCGGCGGAAGGTTTGGAAATGATGTACATGTATAAGTGCAAATCAAGTCATGTAATTTTTATCTTTAATAGAGAAATGCTTGACGACATAATTAATAAAAAAGAGATAAAAAGTTTTTTAACAAGATATTCATATCCGACAGATTGCGGGCTTGATATACACTTACAGCATCTAAAAAAAAGACTTAACGAGTATGTTCAAGGTGAAAATGTTTTTCCGCATGAGGTAGGTATTTTTTTAGGGTATCCCTATGAAGATGTGAGAGATTTTATACAGAGCAAAAAAGACTGCTGTTTTAGCGGATATTGGAAGGTTTTTAATAATCCGCAAGAGGCACTTAAAATTATGCAAAATTATTCTTTAGCGCAAAAACAAGTACTGTATGCACATGATAATGGTAAACGTTTTTTTGAATTTTTAGGTATATAA
- a CDS encoding flavodoxin: MSKILIVYWSGSGNTEKMAELIAQGALTAGAEVELKHVSLVSPDIVDGFNVIALGSPAMGVEVIEEQEMEPFVESISTKINGKKIALFGSYGWGDGEWMRSWEDRMKDYGAQIVDTVIVNETPEGESEQECIGLGAKLALL; encoded by the coding sequence ATGTCAAAAATATTAATAGTTTATTGGTCAGGTTCAGGTAACACAGAAAAAATGGCCGAACTTATAGCGCAAGGAGCATTGACGGCAGGAGCAGAAGTCGAGCTAAAACATGTTTCGTTAGTGTCGCCTGATATTGTAGATGGATTTAATGTTATCGCCTTAGGTTCTCCAGCTATGGGCGTTGAAGTTATAGAAGAACAGGAAATGGAGCCTTTTGTAGAATCAATAAGCACTAAGATAAATGGCAAAAAGATTGCATTGTTTGGTTCATACGGCTGGGGTGATGGAGAATGGATGAGAAGCTGGGAAGACAGAATGAAAGATTATGGTGCTCAAATTGTTGATACCGTTATTGTCAACGAGACACCTGAGGGCGAAAGCGAACAAGAATGCATAGGTTTAGGCGCCAAATTGGCTTTGCTATAA